The Nitrososphaerales archaeon genome segment TGCAAAAAGGTACATTGAAAGCGATGAATCGATTACTCCTACGATAGTTATTGCAGAACTAAGCGAAAAGTACGCAAGGCTCAAGGAAGACTTTAGCAATAAACTAAAGTTCATAATTTTGAAATCGCGAACTGCAGCATTGAGTGAAGATATCGCAGTACTGGCTGGTACCATAAACGTGGATAGAAAGAAGCAGGTCAGCAGATGGGGACTAGTCGATTCAATAATACTGGCAACTGCTAGACTTCAAAATGCTAATGTTGTTACTGGAGACGAGCATTTTAGGGATCTTGACGAAGCCATTATGATAAAATAAGCCTGTGATCCAATCTAATTACTCAAACCCTAATCCTATGGATCAGGCATGAGAATTAACACACATAAAATCTCTAACGTTAACCTTGAGGAGTAAAACAGAAAGATAACAATCCAATGGTGAAATTTTGCGCTACTGTTTTAGTTATATAGGATCTCTGGTTCTGGATATTTCCTGAACTTCTGGCGTGGACATTGCGAACAGAGCACAAGGAGAAGGAAATATTCGAATGTTATCTGACACAGGGTAACATAGAGGTAATAGTTGAAGTAACCATAACAGCCCAGCTGTACCAGGATACTGTTACCAGGTCTATAATGAAGAAGACAGCAGACGTTGTTACATGTGTAAGGCTGCCTGACCGAGCTACAGTGTTAGGATGCAAGGCTGAGAAGCCATCTACAGACCCGATACATGTGCAAAAGTGCATAGCTGATCGCATATTTAGAGACATGAACACTGCGAACAAGGGCAACCTTGTAAAGAATGTGGAGGCGCAGAAGATCGTATACCTTTGTGATCTTGATGGGTTTGATAAAGATGTTAATGGGCTGCCTGTAACATGCAATAATAATAATCAAAGTGAAGTTAACTGCTTTGATCCCGAGAAGAAGGTAGACGAGGTTGTGTTTACTGAAACATGGAAGAATCTTGCTAAATTAAGGGAAACGCCTCCAAAGGACCCTTTCATAAAGCGCATATTCGAGTCATTCAGGTGTATAATAAAACTTGATGAAGCAAAAGTGGAGACATGTGCATTTGGGAGTGTGGCAAACTAGATGAGCCATATGAATAAGAAGGCAGTTGGCGGGATAATGCTGGCAGCCATCTTGATAGGTGCAGTGGCATTGATACTAAATGCAAGTGCTGATCTTAGGAATCTGGATAAATTTGAGACCTTGATCAACATAATATTGAACATACAGAATACTGTTAATAACATATTGACAGAAATTACAGTATAGAAGAGAAGCTAGATGCCCCAGGATGCCCTCCAACCCAAAATGGTAGGATTAATGATATTGAATGCAAAATAGAGGACGCTCACCAAAGTCTCAGTAACATAAGTGCTAGTCCCGCCTATGTTCCCTTCGTAACCGCTACAGGTACGTTTCAAGAAGTATGTGATGATATTGTTTTACCCTCTCCAGATTTTGGCAGAATCATAATTACTAGAACCGGCTCAGGCTCAAGTTTCATAGTTACTGCTGTGCTACTGGAAGCAACAGGTATCGATCATATGAGCGATGAAATCCGTGTTATACGATTAACAATGAAAGGTAGGACTGTAGCTGCGATAGCTATGTCGGTGATGCTGTTGGCAGGCGTAAGTGCTGAAAATGCAAGTCTAGCACTGCACACAAGGACAAGACAGAGACCAACAAGTATTGTTCCCAGTGCCGTAACGAAGGGTACAATGGCATCGATTACTGGTACAGCAAAATTAGTTTTCCATCTCAGACAAACGATCACCTTGACTTTACTTCTATTTCCCACTCTTTTAGCATATTGGCATCCAAATTATTTATCATTTCAACTTGCTGTCTTGCAGTTAGGGTCTTAACCATACTGGCGCACCAGATGCATCTGCAAATACCTATCTCTATTAACTCGCTCTCTATTGGCAACTTGCAATTTGGGCAATGAGGAACGCCTTTCTTCATTACAGCCTGCTTTAACTTAATCTTCTCTTCACCATATTCTTATAGTAACTTAACAAATATAACTTGTTCTCTTCCTTTGCACGCCTCTCCAAATACTTCCAATCTAACTCGTCACTATTTTTCAGTAAGACAGACACCACGTCCTGAAAATCGCTTGATCCACTTCTTGCTGATTTTAATTTAGAAATAATATAGTCCTCGGCACTAGGTATGAAGCCAGTAAAGCTTCCGACCTTCACCTTTCTTGCTCTCCTAAAAGTCTCTTCCGTAAATGTAAACTCACGAGGATTTAACAAAACATCAACTATCATTCCAGTCCTCCTATCACGAAACTTTGCCATGTTAATTATAGAATTCACATCATCTGGATATATCAATGAGTATCTCTTTTCTGAAAGTAATTCCGCAACTTTGAACTTGTCTATGGCCAAAACTACATCCACATCCTTTGTTGTCCTCTCTCTGCCATAAACATTTACTGGAAATGCTCCGACCAGCATATACCTTATTCTATTCTTGTTCAACAAACTAACTAAATCTGAGGAGGTCTTTGCGTATGACGGCGGCAAAAAGTCAACACTGAACATCTTTGATCTTTTTATTGCTTTTGATCCAGATCTTCTACGCACAACAAGTTAACATAAGAAGCATTTAAAAAAGGTTTTAATTCTCTAGAATCCTTAAGGATAAAACTTCCTCCCTTTTTATCATAGAAATATCTATTTCGCCTTTCTAATAACCC includes the following:
- a CDS encoding type II toxin-antitoxin system VapC family toxin, with translation MHVIDSFAWIEYFAGSKAGEFAKRYIESDESITPTIVIAELSEKYARLKEDFSNKLKFIILKSRTAALSEDIAVLAGTINVDRKKQVSRWGLVDSIILATARLQNANVVTGDEHFRDLDEAIMIK
- a CDS encoding nucleotidyltransferase; protein product: MRRRSGSKAIKRSKMFSVDFLPPSYAKTSSDLVSLLNKNRIRYMLVGAFPVNVYGRERTTKDVDVVLAIDKFKVAELLSEKRYSLIYPDDVNSIINMAKFRDRRTGMIVDVLLNPREFTFTEETFRRARKVKVGSFTGFIPSAEDYIISKLKSARSGSSDFQDVVSVLLKNSDELDWKYLERRAKEENKLYLLSYYKNMVKRRLS